From Saccopteryx leptura isolate mSacLep1 chromosome 3, mSacLep1_pri_phased_curated, whole genome shotgun sequence, one genomic window encodes:
- the LOC136397840 gene encoding proteasome maturation protein, protein MNTRGLGSQLKDSIPVTELSASGPFENHDLLRKGFSCVKNELLPSHPLELSEKNFQLNQDKMNFSTLRNIQGLFAPLKLQMEFKAVQQVQRLPFLPSSNLSLDILRGNDDTIGFEDILNDPSQSEQMGESHLMVEYKLGLM, encoded by the coding sequence ATGAATACCAGAGGACTTGGATCTCAGCTAAAGGACAGTATTCCAGTTACTGAACTTTCAGCAAGTGGACCTTTTGAAAATCATGATCTTCTTCGAAAAGGTTTTTCTTGTGTGAAAAATGAACTTTTGCCCAGTCATCCTCTtgaattatcagaaaaaaatttccaGCTCAACCAAGATAAAATGAATTTTTCTACACTGAGGAACATCCAGGGTCTGTTTGCTCCACTAAAACTGCAGATGGAATTCAAGGCAGTGCAACAGGTTCAGCGTCTTCCCTTTCTTCCAAGCTCAAACCTTTCACTGGATATTTTGAGGGGCAATGATGATACTATTGGGTTTGAAGATATTCTTAATGACCCATCACAAAGTGAACAAATGGGAGAATCGCACTTGATGGTGGAATATAAACTCGGTTTAATGTGA